The following are encoded together in the Gasterosteus aculeatus chromosome 7, fGasAcu3.hap1.1, whole genome shotgun sequence genome:
- the ompb gene encoding olfactory marker protein b, which yields MSAELELTFRPDTNLTEVMRLRVQSLQQRAQGRQDGERLLRPNEAVYRLDFPRQALSFSRWSAGPVQTGRLTITATSQLWTPDLTNLMTRQLLEPVAVFWRSPGDSGAAAVRCYEADAHELGERIAESARVRKVMYFLFAFADGCGPQAVDCSITFTADR from the coding sequence ATGTCCGCGGAGTTGGAGCTGACCTTCCGGCCGGACACCAACCTGACGGAGGTGATGCGCCTGCGGGTGCAGTCCCTGCAGCAGCGAGCCCAGGGGAGGCAGGACGGCGAGCGCCTGCTGCGGCCCAACGAGGCCGTGTACCGACTGGACTTCCCCAGGCAGGCGCTCAGCTTCTCGCGGTGGTCGGCGGGGCCGGTCCAGACGGGACGCCTCACCATCACGGCCACCTCGCAGCTGTGGACGCCAGACCTCACCAACCTGATGACGCGGCAGCTGCTGGAGCCCGTCGCGGTCTTCTGGAGGTCGCCGGGGGACTCCGGCGCCGCGGCCGTCCGCTGCTACGAGGCCGACGCGCACGAGCTCGGCGAGCGCATCGCCGAGTCGGCGAGGGTGAGGAAGGTGATGTACTTCCTGTTTGCGTTTGCAGACGGCTGCGGCCCTCAGGCCGTCGACTGCTCCATCACCTTCACGGCGGATCGCTGA